The following nucleotide sequence is from Candidatus Poribacteria bacterium.
TGCCAAACAGATCGCTGAGGAACTTGACACCGAGTGGACACCGAATCTGGATGATGTCTTGGGACGGAGCGATATCGACTGCGTGATGATGATGACGCCGAGCGGGACCCACGCAGCACTCGGCATCCGCGCAGCACAGGCGGGAAAGCATGTGATTACTACCAAGCCAATGGACGTTTCAACCGAAGCCTGCGATCGCCTCATCGCCGCCTGTGACGAGGCAGGCGTCAAGCTAGCTGTTGATTATCAAAGTCGCTATGTGGACACCAACTATCGTGTCGCTGAAGCCCTTCAGCGTGGATGGCTCGGTCAGCCTATTCTAGGCGAGGTCCGCTTCAAGTGGTTCAGAGCCGACGAGTATTTTGAGAGGAACGGGGGCTGGCGTGGAACGTGGGAGATGGATGGTGGCGGATCTCTGGCGAATCAGGGGGCACATCTGCTAGATCTTATTTCTTGGTTCATGGGCGATTTTGAATCAGCCTACGGCGAGATGGCAATTATGAATCATGACATTGAAACCGAAGACATCGGGCTTGCAATCGTGAACTTTAAAAGCGGTGCCAAAGGGGTCATTGTTGGGACAACAACCTTTCCGACGAGCGTCTATTTCAGTGCTGAAGTACATGGGACTGAAGGCGGGATTCTGGTTGACGATGTGCTTGGCGGGAAGATGCGTGTCTTTGGTGAAGGATTAGAGGAACGGCTCCAACAGATTGAGAATCCCATTCACAGTATCATCGAAGATTT
It contains:
- a CDS encoding Gfo/Idh/MocA family oxidoreductase: MVNFAVVGLGVGSSRARMIKNTEGAELKCVVDLNEALAKQIAEELDTEWTPNLDDVLGRSDIDCVMMMTPSGTHAALGIRAAQAGKHVITTKPMDVSTEACDRLIAACDEAGVKLAVDYQSRYVDTNYRVAEALQRGWLGQPILGEVRFKWFRADEYFERNGGWRGTWEMDGGGSLANQGAHLLDLISWFMGDFESAYGEMAIMNHDIETEDIGLAIVNFKSGAKGVIVGTTTFPTSVYFSAEVHGTEGGILVDDVLGGKMRVFGEGLEERLQQIENPIHSIIEDFVQAFEEGGDLRVDGREGRRTVALLEKIYQSAREGKVLSV